In Leishmania braziliensis MHOM/BR/75/M2904 complete genome, chromosome 31, one genomic interval encodes:
- a CDS encoding putative mevalonate kinase, with the protein MPKPVKSKTTGKHIGYGKVILFGEHFVVYGAEAIVAGIREYTECRLEVTPGVPGLQVNDQRPAIPDYITQKRGEQKKAHQLVLDHLQVDLSRDGLKMFIGGPLVPSSGIGASASDVVAFSRALSELYQLNLTEEQVNQSAFVGEGGYHGTPSGVDNTAATFGGLISYRRHSGKSIMKSIAFQQCLYLVVVGTGITASTTAVVSDVRKMKERQPEQFQRLCDNYTHIVSQAREALQKGDLLRVGQLMNANHDLCRKIGVSCRELESIVQTCRAYGALGAKLSGTGRGGIAVALAASRDQRDAIVKGLKAECPEAKFIWKYVVQPSATANL; encoded by the coding sequence ATGCCGAAGCCCGTCAAAAGCAAGACGACCGGTAAGCACATTGGGTATGGTAAAGTGATTCTTTTTGGCGAGCATTTTGTCGTGTACGGTGCCGAGGCGATTGTTGCTGGGATCAGGGAGTATACCGAATGTCGCTTGGAGGTGACCCCCGGCGTCCCCGGTCTGCAGGTAAACGACCAGCGCCCTGCGATTCCCGATTACATTACGCAGAAGCGCGGCgagcagaagaaggcgcaTCAGCTCGTTCTCGATCACCTGCAAGTGGACCTGTCCCGAGATGGGCTGAAGATGTTTATCGGCGGACCGCTGGTACCGAGCAGTGGCATCGGTGCCTCCGCCAGCGACGTTGTCGCCTTCTCACGAGCCTTGAGTGAGTTATACCAGCTGAACTTGACGGAGGAACAAGTGAATCAGAGCGCTTTTGTCGGCGAGGGCGGCTACCACGGCACACCTAGTGGGGTGGATAACACGGCTGCCACGTTTGGTGGACTCATTTCGTACCGCCGCCATAGCGGCAAATCTATCATGAAGTCCATTGCATTTCAACAGTGTCTCTACCTAGTCGTTGTGGGCACCGGCATCACTGCTAGCACCACGGCTGTCGTAAGTGACGTGCGCAAGATGAAGGAGAGGCAACCAGAACAGTTCCAGCGACTATGTGACAACTACACTCACATTGTCTCTCAGGCTCGCGAGGCTTTGCAGAAGGGCGATCTCCTGCGTGTGGGTCAGCTGATGAATGCCAATCATGATTTGTGCCGAAAAATTGGTGTGTCATGTCGTGAGTTGGAGTCGATTGTACAAACGTGCCGCGCCTATGGCGCTCTCGGTGCGAAACTGTCCGGCACCGGCCGTGGTGGCATCGCCGTGGCCTTGGCGGCATCAAGGGACCAGCGTGATGCTATCGTCAAAGGCCTCAAAGCGGAGTGCCCCGAAGCAAAGTTCATCTGGAAATACGTAGTGCAGCCTTCTGCTACAGCTAACCTGTAG